One genomic segment of Desulfocapsa sulfexigens DSM 10523 includes these proteins:
- a CDS encoding RelA/SpoT family protein yields MRQLLGSGPKAHVFWDALDFATDAHDDQWRRSGEAYIMHPCSVAKILAEEMDVVDPEILSAALLHDTVEDVDYVTTQLVGEKFGSYVAAIVEGCTKVTKDSSDKQALSKKVHRKIFSGAALRPEVMLVKLADRLHNLRTLGAMPKRKRQKISDETLDIYAPLATVFGLFSLKREMYNLALSYKFPKQGAKLLSQIRQLAQSPEATEIVQLLEKNTREVWLNAEVTIRTKGLWAYYDTSNRILRKEIDNPLEILIIAENAQSCYAILGILNQTYPPIPRTIRDFIANPKPTGYQGLHARTNIKGQKYLFKIRTEDMARRAQRGLFQDWSSKSNTQRRFIREIKELFGVIASGDVASYREVIAASGKKEIYTYTPGGDLFCLPAQSTVLDFAFRVHTDIGHSCTGAMIGSRKVSANHRLADGDVIRVLRTDHPLQFQPAMLALCRTPRARAELSRTFRIRRQKLSQVIGRSIVTQEMLRYGLPFDLLEKKELQQVLHHFSLTHLDELYIHLGEGRVSLSQLIPEIKEKLYQGKSPLVNPTGQLNRVELDTLDPVTIKISACCKPSPTDKGLFAFFSERGLSIHHKECPQLKRTKFQREDIVNLRWDLRNTRVDKIQSLVIMAATQHRVMMLLGVAPVEMRIVDITLLSKTPTPNPAWEIRFQVPTLYVLRKALRHFDKSALVYEFDFEY; encoded by the coding sequence ATGAGGCAATTACTGGGTTCTGGCCCCAAGGCTCACGTGTTTTGGGATGCCCTGGATTTTGCCACGGATGCTCATGATGATCAGTGGCGCAGGTCAGGGGAAGCTTATATAATGCATCCCTGTTCTGTTGCGAAAATTCTTGCTGAGGAGATGGATGTTGTTGATCCAGAAATACTCTCTGCTGCCCTGCTTCATGATACTGTTGAAGATGTCGATTATGTAACGACCCAGCTCGTCGGAGAAAAGTTTGGGTCCTACGTGGCAGCAATTGTTGAAGGCTGTACCAAGGTGACAAAGGACTCAAGCGATAAGCAGGCACTTTCAAAGAAGGTACATCGGAAAATATTTTCAGGAGCGGCCCTCAGGCCGGAGGTGATGCTTGTGAAGCTTGCAGATCGTCTGCATAATTTACGAACCCTTGGGGCCATGCCCAAACGTAAACGCCAGAAGATTTCCGATGAAACCCTGGATATCTATGCTCCTCTAGCCACTGTTTTTGGACTCTTCAGTTTGAAGCGGGAAATGTACAATCTGGCATTGTCCTATAAATTCCCCAAACAGGGGGCCAAACTACTTAGTCAGATACGACAGTTAGCACAATCTCCAGAAGCCACTGAAATCGTACAGCTTCTGGAGAAAAATACTCGGGAGGTCTGGCTGAACGCAGAGGTCACAATCCGGACCAAGGGGCTCTGGGCCTATTATGACACATCAAATCGTATTTTAAGAAAAGAGATAGATAACCCTCTTGAAATACTTATTATTGCTGAAAATGCGCAGTCCTGTTATGCCATTTTAGGTATTCTGAACCAGACCTACCCGCCCATTCCGCGGACCATCCGTGATTTTATTGCAAATCCTAAACCCACCGGATATCAGGGACTGCATGCCCGAACCAATATTAAAGGGCAAAAGTACCTGTTCAAAATTCGAACGGAAGATATGGCTCGCAGGGCTCAACGTGGCTTGTTTCAGGACTGGAGCTCTAAAAGCAATACTCAGAGGCGCTTTATACGGGAAATCAAGGAGTTGTTTGGTGTGATTGCATCTGGTGATGTTGCCTCCTACCGGGAGGTGATAGCGGCCAGTGGGAAAAAAGAAATTTACACCTATACCCCGGGAGGGGATCTTTTCTGTCTGCCTGCTCAATCCACCGTACTTGATTTTGCCTTCAGGGTTCATACTGATATCGGTCACAGCTGTACTGGGGCAATGATTGGCAGTAGAAAAGTCTCTGCCAACCATAGGCTTGCCGATGGAGATGTCATTCGGGTTCTGCGAACGGATCATCCGCTGCAGTTTCAGCCCGCAATGCTGGCTCTTTGCAGGACTCCCAGGGCACGGGCGGAGCTTTCGAGAACATTTCGGATTCGCAGGCAGAAACTCTCACAGGTTATAGGTAGGTCAATTGTAACGCAGGAGATGCTTAGATATGGTCTGCCCTTTGATCTTTTAGAGAAAAAGGAACTGCAGCAGGTGTTGCACCATTTCAGTTTGACTCACCTTGATGAGCTTTATATCCACTTGGGAGAGGGAAGGGTCAGTCTGTCTCAGTTGATTCCCGAAATTAAAGAGAAGTTGTATCAGGGAAAATCTCCTCTTGTGAATCCGACGGGACAGTTGAACAGAGTGGAGCTAGACACACTTGATCCAGTGACGATTAAAATATCAGCCTGTTGTAAACCGAGCCCAACAGATAAGGGGCTTTTTGCATTTTTCAGTGAAAGAGGACTGTCTATCCATCATAAAGAGTGCCCTCAATTGAAAAGAACAAAGTTTCAGCGGGAAGATATTGTTAACTTGCGTTGGGATCTTCGAAACACCAGAGTGGACAAGATCCAGTCACTGGTTATTATGGCAGCGACTCAGCATAGAGTAATGATGCTGCTTGGGGTGGCTCCTGTTGAAATGCGTATTGTGGATATTACGCTTCTTTCAAAAACACCTACTCCAAATCCAGCCTGGGAGATAAGGTTCCAGGTGCCGACCTTGTATGTTCTTAGAAAGGCACTGCGTCACTTTGATAAATCCGCATTAGTCTACGAGTTTGATTTTGAGTACTAG
- the aat gene encoding leucyl/phenylalanyl-tRNA--protein transferase produces the protein MSIFQLTDEPVFPDPALAEENGLLAVGGDLSIPRLLAAYSSGIFPWYSQGEPPLWWFTDPRLVIFPDEFKVSRRLTRTLKNSNFTITFNKNFSEVISSCADIRIQNGEGTWISDEMKEAYIDLHLAGYAHSVECWLNNELAGGLYGVALGQVFFGESMFTRISNGSKAALVALVNHLKLRNFAVIDCQMTTKHLLAFGGREIKGEEFRQLLQLHIPNTPKQK, from the coding sequence ATGTCGATTTTCCAGCTTACAGATGAGCCTGTTTTCCCTGATCCCGCACTTGCCGAGGAAAACGGTCTTCTCGCCGTTGGAGGGGATCTCTCCATCCCAAGATTACTGGCTGCATACTCCAGTGGTATTTTCCCCTGGTACTCGCAGGGTGAACCTCCTTTATGGTGGTTTACTGATCCCAGGCTGGTAATCTTTCCGGATGAATTTAAAGTTTCCAGACGACTGACCCGAACTCTCAAAAACAGCAACTTTACAATTACCTTTAATAAAAATTTTAGCGAAGTGATCAGTTCCTGTGCTGATATCAGGATCCAAAATGGAGAAGGTACCTGGATTAGTGACGAAATGAAAGAGGCCTATATTGATTTACACCTTGCCGGATACGCACACTCAGTCGAATGCTGGCTAAACAATGAGTTGGCAGGTGGCCTATACGGTGTAGCATTGGGTCAAGTATTTTTCGGCGAATCCATGTTCACACGGATCAGCAATGGATCGAAAGCTGCATTGGTAGCGCTTGTTAACCATTTAAAACTACGGAATTTTGCAGTGATCGACTGCCAGATGACCACTAAACACTTACTCGCATTCGGTGGTCGTGAAATAAAAGGTGAAGAATTCAGGCAACTGCTGCAACTCCATATCCCCAATACACCCAAACAAAAGTGA
- a CDS encoding TSCPD domain-containing protein, with protein sequence MTQNNNNERCDGCGEITTLKETHGNEFCQDCLNLVTTIQKKPETIKRICNLIKSDLGREGSAKNGCQVSELQELPEVLDAVRFRTRDRELNTWYVSVSELEGNPVEIFASTAFDRDDHLQSRISNLTTITRLVSLILRNVFLGEVLTLEKTIKQLQRSSRQKNDLPDMLTTVLRSYRRDIID encoded by the coding sequence ATGACCCAAAACAATAATAACGAACGATGTGATGGCTGTGGTGAAATTACCACCCTGAAAGAAACCCATGGTAATGAATTTTGTCAAGACTGCCTGAATCTCGTCACAACTATTCAGAAAAAACCAGAAACCATCAAACGCATCTGCAACCTCATCAAATCTGACCTGGGGCGTGAAGGAAGCGCAAAAAATGGATGCCAGGTTTCAGAGCTTCAAGAACTCCCGGAAGTTCTCGATGCAGTGCGCTTTCGCACCCGGGATCGTGAGCTGAACACCTGGTATGTGTCAGTGAGTGAACTTGAAGGTAATCCAGTCGAAATTTTTGCATCCACAGCCTTTGACAGAGACGACCATCTTCAGTCACGCATCTCCAACCTAACCACAATTACCAGGCTGGTATCCCTCATTCTTCGCAATGTTTTCCTTGGTGAGGTTCTTACCCTTGAAAAGACAATTAAACAGTTGCAGAGAAGCTCGAGACAGAAAAATGACCTTCCCGATATGCTTACCACAGTTTTACGCAGTTATCGGAGGGATATCATTGATTAG
- a CDS encoding AAA family ATPase, whose product MRIEQINKENPFQEECNTGHFFVGGGRGAILSDIKTALQNQVDLVTLIGEEGSGKTMLCKMLKEQWKTRHRIIFLPRFVESFEDVVRVAAQECDLQYPADTNRADAKKIFLNLVAALRAKGESLLLVCDEAEKMYLATLERIRKILDEVKADGGGLQLLLAGRKSLTGNLEQLVLCNFEKISEKQFFLSALDDNETWSYLNFCVQGLRGEDQQEVFTREAAAKIASMGRGNLRLINVYAEESLQSSSADTSFLVLLDHVKDDGSGVELLSTSPGFLSQLLLYPKYLIGCGVVAILVLLIFLFTGGDEKKSSGFTPDRQSDPVIAASSSEVVSTRESSDAKQEPEKKVSEPVVSKKQIETIITEPVAREQDTVHLQKIELVEVVPPVSGQSQDLEQSSVSVAVVSEEKIEVPASAALETEEEAIHIQDVGPVAVVAPVLDEPQVPGHRTPVEISPVEIVEKSVPSVPEVTISEPDVENKITVDKRKRLTSTRIESNQKKKIYEEPVASPEATAVSSQLLKDPVLARFFIEGEKWLAGDFDSSFSIQLMALKSDLAEENLRQIVSQPDYQAIADKLVMLERPSDPPVLLVFYGMYSSMSAARNARNNMPLFLRDRHPYPISVRGAVEKARVE is encoded by the coding sequence ATGCGTATTGAGCAAATAAATAAAGAGAATCCATTTCAGGAGGAGTGTAACACAGGACACTTTTTTGTAGGTGGAGGACGCGGAGCCATTTTAAGTGACATTAAAACAGCCCTTCAGAACCAGGTGGATCTTGTTACCTTGATTGGAGAAGAAGGCAGTGGTAAAACCATGCTCTGCAAAATGCTGAAGGAGCAGTGGAAAACCCGTCACAGGATAATTTTCTTACCACGGTTTGTCGAGTCTTTTGAGGATGTTGTTCGAGTAGCCGCACAGGAGTGTGATCTGCAGTATCCTGCTGACACCAACAGGGCAGATGCAAAAAAAATATTCTTGAATCTGGTGGCCGCTTTACGGGCCAAGGGAGAGTCGCTTCTTCTTGTCTGTGATGAAGCCGAGAAGATGTATCTGGCAACACTGGAAAGAATTCGAAAGATTCTTGATGAAGTGAAGGCTGATGGTGGAGGTCTGCAATTACTTCTGGCAGGGAGAAAGAGCCTTACGGGAAACCTGGAGCAGCTTGTACTTTGTAATTTTGAAAAAATCTCTGAAAAACAATTTTTTCTTTCAGCTCTTGATGACAATGAAACCTGGAGTTATCTGAATTTTTGCGTGCAGGGGCTTCGAGGTGAGGATCAGCAGGAGGTTTTTACCAGAGAGGCTGCTGCCAAGATTGCCTCAATGGGGAGAGGCAATTTACGGTTAATTAATGTATATGCCGAGGAATCTCTTCAGTCATCGAGTGCAGATACTTCATTTCTTGTCCTTCTTGATCATGTGAAAGATGATGGCTCCGGTGTGGAGCTGCTTTCCACTTCCCCCGGTTTTTTATCACAACTTCTTCTGTATCCTAAATATCTTATCGGCTGCGGGGTTGTTGCTATTCTGGTGCTGCTTATTTTTCTGTTTACCGGTGGTGATGAAAAAAAGAGTTCTGGATTTACACCTGATAGGCAATCTGATCCCGTTATTGCTGCGTCTTCGTCTGAGGTTGTCTCCACTCGGGAATCTTCTGACGCCAAGCAAGAACCAGAAAAGAAGGTGTCAGAACCAGTTGTTTCCAAAAAGCAAATTGAAACGATAATAACTGAACCTGTTGCAAGGGAACAAGATACAGTCCATCTTCAGAAGATAGAATTAGTAGAGGTTGTACCTCCAGTCTCTGGTCAATCTCAGGATCTCGAGCAAAGCAGTGTCTCGGTGGCGGTTGTCTCCGAAGAGAAGATCGAGGTGCCTGCGTCAGCGGCCCTGGAAACCGAAGAGGAGGCTATTCATATTCAGGATGTAGGACCGGTGGCGGTTGTTGCTCCAGTCCTGGATGAGCCTCAGGTTCCCGGACACCGAACTCCGGTGGAAATATCTCCTGTGGAAATTGTAGAAAAGTCAGTTCCGTCTGTACCAGAAGTTACCATCTCTGAGCCTGATGTGGAAAATAAAATCACGGTCGACAAGAGGAAACGTTTAACCAGTACCCGCATTGAGAGTAACCAGAAAAAAAAGATATATGAAGAACCTGTTGCGTCCCCGGAAGCAACAGCCGTTTCATCTCAATTATTAAAAGATCCGGTGCTGGCAAGATTTTTTATTGAAGGTGAGAAATGGCTAGCAGGAGATTTTGATTCGAGTTTTAGTATTCAGCTCATGGCTTTGAAGTCTGACTTGGCCGAGGAGAACCTCAGGCAAATAGTGTCCCAACCTGACTACCAGGCAATTGCGGATAAGCTGGTTATGCTTGAAAGGCCATCGGATCCCCCAGTTTTACTGGTTTTCTATGGTATGTATTCAAGCATGTCAGCGGCAAGGAATGCTCGAAACAACATGCCTCTTTTCCTTCGTGACCGTCATCCCTATCCTATCTCGGTACGTGGGGCTGTGGAAAAGGCTCGTGTGGAATAA
- a CDS encoding PilZ domain-containing protein: MLAQKERRQFTRFRPKDGTMAVNRHALGPVTNISMGGLSFRYMGEDSTRTVSDILGIFLGSDDFLIEKIPTKVISDKLISYGSSFMRASTRQRSIQFTELTDSQRKNLKDFIDNKTVGVY, encoded by the coding sequence ATGCTAGCTCAAAAAGAACGTCGACAATTCACACGATTCCGCCCCAAAGATGGTACCATGGCAGTCAACCGTCATGCTCTCGGCCCGGTAACAAACATCAGCATGGGTGGTTTATCTTTTCGATATATGGGTGAGGATTCTACAAGAACGGTTTCAGATATTCTTGGAATTTTCCTTGGTTCAGATGATTTTCTCATCGAAAAAATCCCCACAAAGGTCATTTCGGACAAACTCATCTCATACGGGTCGTCGTTTATGAGAGCTTCAACCAGGCAGCGTTCTATTCAATTCACTGAACTTACCGATTCACAACGAAAAAATCTGAAAGATTTTATCGACAACAAAACAGTTGGAGTGTACTGA
- a CDS encoding ATP-binding protein — protein MTGLFSNYRFIAISIWLLAVVTSFTWNKIDDIREKHDIANGTARAFFEQIIASRRWNLMHGGVYVYTTENSPPNPYLPVDAQSIRDENGRLLTLINPSYMTRQIAAISREKKQVSFHITSLTPLRPENKPYPWEIPWLKSFALGSSEKSGFSTENGEKIFHYMAPLPYSESCYPCHSAADQPEGNIRGGISVSLPIPFHKSPWPLIFSHIFVALTGIAGILFFGGRLAHSRRSILAANKQLEQEVEERKETEKELIEVQENLEATVNCRTSELRKTNAILDEKVKEQLRVEAALVAINDEFIQIFNSAPDGMHVIDRNFTMLRVNKAYCQLTGKKSEEIQGFKCYDVISDKLCHTEDCPLTQIRKGAERVELETKITRSDGKIIPCIVTATPFREPGGKVTGIIKVTRDISNWKQIEQSMAATAEHLRTRNLELEDFAHIISHDLQEPLMLIQAFSDRIRTKFTTALPAKGLTYLERIESSANRMQNLIDGLLLYSRVSSKANPFEKVSLRTVIDSVLEDLAVRIEKNHARIKVDPQLPVIEADSLQMRQLFQNIIGNSLKYVHPDRTPEISIQRIIFPEKHENQTYVRISIKDNGIGFKLDQQNVIFDIFQRLHTRQQYQGTGIGLSICKKIIERHHGTITAEGIPDKGASFIITLPLHQNIHGQIHERDNTFIDIIMNRR, from the coding sequence ATGACAGGACTCTTTTCAAATTATCGGTTTATCGCTATTTCGATCTGGCTCCTGGCTGTTGTCACGTCATTTACATGGAATAAAATTGATGATATTCGTGAAAAACATGATATCGCAAATGGCACTGCCAGGGCATTTTTTGAACAAATAATAGCTTCGCGACGCTGGAATCTCATGCATGGTGGAGTATATGTGTACACAACCGAAAACAGCCCTCCAAACCCCTACCTCCCTGTGGATGCTCAATCCATTCGTGACGAAAACGGGCGCCTCCTTACACTTATAAACCCCTCGTATATGACCAGGCAAATTGCCGCTATCAGTCGGGAAAAAAAACAGGTCAGTTTTCATATCACCAGTCTCACCCCGTTGCGTCCAGAAAACAAGCCATACCCATGGGAGATCCCATGGCTTAAGTCATTCGCACTCGGCAGTTCTGAAAAAAGTGGTTTTTCCACTGAAAACGGTGAGAAGATCTTTCACTACATGGCTCCACTTCCCTACTCTGAATCCTGCTATCCCTGCCACTCGGCAGCCGATCAGCCAGAAGGCAATATTCGTGGAGGAATCTCTGTCAGTTTGCCCATCCCCTTCCACAAATCGCCCTGGCCATTGATTTTTAGCCATATATTTGTTGCCCTGACGGGTATTGCAGGCATTCTCTTTTTCGGCGGACGACTTGCCCACAGTAGAAGAAGTATTCTTGCTGCAAACAAGCAACTGGAACAGGAAGTCGAGGAACGTAAAGAGACAGAAAAAGAGTTGATTGAAGTCCAGGAAAACCTTGAAGCCACTGTTAATTGCCGCACTTCCGAACTTCGCAAAACAAATGCGATCCTTGACGAAAAAGTAAAGGAGCAACTGAGAGTTGAAGCAGCACTGGTTGCCATCAACGATGAATTCATCCAAATTTTCAACAGTGCCCCCGATGGCATGCATGTCATAGACCGCAACTTTACTATGCTCCGGGTAAACAAAGCCTACTGCCAACTCACTGGAAAGAAGAGTGAAGAGATTCAGGGGTTCAAGTGTTATGATGTCATCTCCGACAAACTCTGCCACACGGAGGACTGTCCGCTCACCCAAATAAGGAAAGGAGCCGAAAGGGTCGAGCTCGAGACCAAGATAACTCGCAGTGACGGTAAAATCATCCCATGCATTGTTACCGCCACACCTTTCAGAGAACCTGGAGGGAAGGTTACCGGGATAATAAAAGTGACACGGGACATAAGTAACTGGAAACAAATTGAGCAGTCTATGGCAGCCACAGCAGAACATTTGCGGACAAGAAATCTCGAACTCGAAGATTTTGCCCATATTATCTCCCATGATCTGCAAGAACCTTTAATGCTCATCCAGGCATTCAGTGACAGAATTCGCACAAAATTCACAACAGCTCTTCCTGCAAAAGGACTCACCTACCTCGAACGCATAGAAAGTTCAGCTAACCGCATGCAAAACCTTATTGATGGCTTGCTGCTTTATTCAAGAGTCAGCAGCAAGGCCAATCCATTCGAGAAAGTCTCCTTACGGACAGTCATTGATTCTGTGCTGGAAGATCTGGCCGTAAGAATAGAGAAAAATCATGCCCGGATCAAGGTGGATCCGCAATTACCAGTGATTGAAGCTGACTCGCTGCAAATGCGACAACTCTTTCAAAATATCATTGGCAATAGTCTAAAATACGTCCACCCCGACCGTACCCCGGAAATATCTATTCAACGCATCATATTTCCTGAGAAACATGAGAACCAGACCTATGTCCGTATCAGTATTAAAGATAATGGTATAGGGTTTAAGCTAGACCAACAGAATGTCATATTTGACATATTCCAAAGACTCCACACCCGACAGCAGTATCAGGGGACGGGTATTGGTCTGTCCATATGTAAAAAAATAATCGAACGCCACCACGGGACAATAACAGCCGAGGGAATCCCTGACAAAGGCGCTTCTTTTATTATTACTCTGCCTCTGCATCAAAATATTCATGGCCAAATTCACGAGCGCGACAACACCTTTATCGATATCATTATGAATCGGCGCTAA
- a CDS encoding acetolactate synthase large subunit, with protein sequence MNGAELLVQCLENEGVTTIFGIPGEENLAFLEALHNSSIRLILTRHEQAAGFMAATYGRLTGKPGVCLSTLGPGATNFVTAVSYSLLGGMPVVFITGQKPIKKSKQGRFQILDVVRMMGPLTKFTKQVVNAGTIPAMTRDMFRIAVNGKSGPVHMELPEDIAAEEVDCTPVSRSILHYPVADPEAISQAAEIIKKASFPLILFGAAANREQICPVALELIQATGLYFFTTQMGKGVVDEHSPQCLGTAALSDHDYIHCAIDRADVIINIGYDVVEKPPFFMNHGTMKVIHVHFAPADIDEVYFPQHEILGDISHSLRALKDALSDMPSRNTDYFGRIHKEINAHVFQDQGHDQFPNTPQHIVSDIRQTVAHESIVSLDNGMYKIWFARNFKACHSHSLLLDNALATMGAGFPAAISAKLVHPEKQVIAVCGDGGFMMNSQEIETAVRLGLHIVIIILRDNGYGMIKWKQRGMHFSDFGLDFGNPDFIQYAESYGAKGYRITENGMLSTVLTKCLNASGVHLIEVPVDYSENEKVFLQELQNKTCLL encoded by the coding sequence ATGAACGGAGCAGAACTTCTGGTTCAATGTCTGGAAAACGAAGGTGTTACAACAATATTTGGCATCCCTGGCGAAGAGAACCTTGCCTTCCTGGAAGCCCTGCACAACTCCTCCATTCGTTTAATCCTGACCCGCCATGAACAGGCAGCTGGCTTTATGGCCGCCACCTACGGACGACTCACCGGGAAACCCGGTGTATGCCTTTCCACCCTGGGTCCCGGGGCAACCAACTTTGTAACAGCGGTATCCTATAGTCTGCTCGGTGGAATGCCAGTGGTCTTTATTACCGGTCAGAAACCTATCAAAAAGAGTAAACAGGGGCGTTTTCAGATACTCGATGTGGTCCGCATGATGGGGCCACTGACGAAATTCACCAAGCAAGTAGTGAACGCAGGTACCATACCTGCCATGACCAGAGACATGTTTCGCATCGCAGTCAATGGAAAATCAGGGCCGGTACATATGGAACTGCCAGAAGACATTGCCGCAGAAGAGGTGGACTGTACTCCTGTCTCTAGAAGCATTCTCCATTACCCCGTCGCAGACCCTGAAGCCATCAGCCAGGCAGCAGAAATTATCAAGAAAGCGAGTTTCCCGCTCATTCTTTTTGGAGCAGCAGCAAACAGAGAACAAATCTGCCCTGTAGCACTCGAACTGATCCAAGCAACTGGTTTATACTTCTTCACCACGCAGATGGGAAAAGGGGTGGTGGATGAACACTCACCTCAATGTCTTGGAACCGCCGCACTATCTGATCACGACTACATTCACTGTGCCATAGACCGCGCTGATGTCATTATCAATATTGGTTACGATGTTGTAGAGAAACCACCTTTTTTCATGAACCATGGAACAATGAAAGTCATCCATGTCCACTTTGCCCCGGCTGATATCGATGAAGTCTATTTTCCACAGCATGAAATCCTTGGAGATATCAGTCACTCCCTTCGTGCGCTGAAAGATGCTCTGTCAGATATGCCCTCTCGGAATACTGATTACTTTGGAAGAATACATAAGGAAATCAACGCCCATGTTTTTCAGGACCAGGGCCACGATCAATTTCCTAATACCCCTCAGCACATCGTCAGTGATATCAGACAAACAGTTGCCCACGAGTCTATAGTTTCATTAGACAATGGAATGTATAAAATCTGGTTTGCCCGCAATTTCAAAGCCTGCCACTCCCATTCTCTGTTGCTCGACAACGCCCTGGCAACTATGGGGGCAGGATTCCCGGCAGCCATCAGTGCTAAACTCGTCCACCCGGAAAAACAGGTTATTGCTGTGTGCGGAGATGGCGGATTTATGATGAATTCCCAGGAAATTGAAACAGCAGTCCGCCTCGGGTTGCATATCGTAATCATCATTCTTCGTGATAATGGCTACGGAATGATCAAATGGAAACAGAGAGGAATGCATTTTTCTGATTTTGGCCTTGATTTTGGTAACCCCGATTTTATACAATATGCAGAGAGTTATGGAGCAAAAGGATATCGAATAACAGAAAACGGTATGTTGAGCACCGTGTTAACCAAATGCCTCAATGCGTCTGGTGTCCACCTCATTGAAGTACCGGTGGATTACTCTGAGAACGAAAAAGTCTTCCTGCAGGAACTACAGAACAAAACCTGCCTTCTCTAA
- a CDS encoding sulfite exporter TauE/SafE family protein, whose amino-acid sequence MLTPLLISIIFLLAGFVQGVTGFGSALVAIPLLSLVIDIKGAIPLCILNSLVITTYLSLKMRRHLDIQKILPLCIAAVPGIIIGSTLLKRVGSTYIRITLGILLIAYSLYSLFSSPKPRTLHKAWSYVAGFLSGAIGAAFSAGGPPTIIYTAMNDWKKDTIKATLSGFFLFNSYLIAAVHAIEGLTTIEIFTYFMISAPFVLLGTVLGTICYGKIPRELYLQIIFAFLTAMGIIMIIS is encoded by the coding sequence ATGCTCACCCCATTGCTCATCAGCATCATTTTTTTGTTAGCCGGTTTTGTTCAGGGAGTGACCGGTTTTGGATCTGCATTAGTAGCTATCCCACTTCTCAGCCTTGTCATCGACATTAAAGGTGCCATCCCTCTCTGTATCCTAAACAGCCTGGTAATCACCACCTATCTTTCGTTGAAAATGCGCAGACACCTCGATATCCAAAAGATCCTTCCGCTCTGCATCGCTGCTGTTCCAGGTATTATAATTGGATCCACACTTCTTAAGCGGGTGGGTTCAACCTATATTCGTATTACTCTTGGAATTCTTCTTATAGCCTACTCACTCTATAGCCTGTTCAGCAGCCCTAAACCAAGAACCTTACATAAAGCATGGTCATACGTCGCTGGTTTTCTATCGGGGGCAATCGGTGCAGCATTCAGTGCCGGCGGCCCACCAACTATCATTTATACAGCCATGAATGACTGGAAGAAAGACACGATAAAGGCAACACTCAGTGGTTTTTTTCTTTTCAATTCTTACCTGATTGCAGCCGTTCATGCCATTGAAGGCCTCACAACCATTGAGATTTTCACCTATTTTATGATCTCTGCACCATTTGTTTTGCTCGGTACTGTTCTGGGTACGATCTGTTATGGAAAAATCCCACGTGAACTTTATTTGCAAATCATATTTGCCTTTCTAACAGCAATGGGTATCATTATGATAATTTCATAA